A single region of the Salmo salar chromosome ssa16, Ssal_v3.1, whole genome shotgun sequence genome encodes:
- the LOC106574434 gene encoding actin-related protein 3 — protein MAGRLPACVVDCGTGYTKIGYAGNTEPQFIVPSCIAIKESAKVGDQAQRRMTKGVDDLDFYIGDEAIDKPNYATKWPIRHGIVDDWDLMERFMEQVIFKYLRAEPEDHYFLLTEPPLNTPENREYTAEIMFESFNVPGLYIAVQAVLALAASWTSRQLGERTLTGTVIDSGDGVTHVIPVAEGYVIGSCIKHIPIAGRDITYFTQQLLREREVGIPPEQSLETAKAIKERFSYVCPDLVKEFNKYDTDGSKWIKQYTGINSISKKEFTIDVGYERFLGPEIFFHPEFANPDFTQPISEVVDEVIQNCPIDVRRPLYKNIVLSGGSTMFRDFGRRLQRDLKRTVDGRLKLSEELSGGKLKPKPIDVQVITHHMQRYAVWFGGSMLASTPEFYQVCHTKKDYEEIGPSICRHNPVFGVMS, from the exons CATCAAAGAGTCGGCCAAGGTTGGAGACCAAGCCCAGCGCAGGATGACGAAGGGGGTGGACGATCTGGACTTTTACATCGGTGACGAGGCAATAGACAAACCAAATTATGCAACAAAG TGGCCCATTCGTCATGGGATCGTGGATGACTGGGATCTCATGGAGAGGTTCATGGAACAGGTCATCTTCAAGTATCTGCGGGCAGAGCCCGAGGACCACTACTTCCTCTTG ACAGAGCCTCCTCTGAATACCCCTGAAAACCGAGAGTACACAGCAGAGATTATGTTTGAGTCCTTCAACGTTCCAGGTCTTTACATCGCTGTACAG GCGGTCCTGGCGCTGGCAGCCTCATGGACTTCCAGACAATTGGGTGAGAGGACCCTGACGGGGACGGTGATTGACAGCGGTGATGGGGTCACCCACGTCATCCCAGTG GCGGAAGGCTACGTCATCGGTAGCTGTATAAAGCACATCCCCATCGCTGGTCGAGACATCACCTACTTCACCCAGCAGCTGCTGAGAGAGCGGGAGGTGGGCATCCCACCAGAGCAGTCATTAGAAACAGCCAAAGCCATCAAG GAAAGGTTCAGTTATGTCTGCCCTGACCTGGTGAAAGAGTTCAACAAGTACGATACGGATGGCTCTAAGTGGATCAAGCAGTACACGGGCATCAACTCCATCAGCAAGAAGGAGTTTACCATCGACGTGGGCTACGAGCGCTTCCTCGGCCCTGAGATCTTCTTCCACCCAGAG TTTGCCAACCCTGACTTCACCCAGCCCATCTCAGAGGTTGTTGATGAGGTCATTCAGAACTGCCCTATTGACGTCAGACGTCCCCTCTATAAG AACATCGTGCTCTCTGGAGGCTCCACTATGTTCAGAGATTTTGGCCGTCGTCTGCAGAGGGACCTGAAAAGGACAGTGGACGGCAGACTGAAACTCAGTGAGGAACTGAGCGGTGGCAAGTTGAAG CCCAAACCCATCGACGTGCAAGTCATCACTCACCACATGCAGAGATATGCTGTTTGGTTCGGCGGGTCTATGTTGGCATCAACT CCGGAGTTTTACCAAGTGTGCCACACCAAAAAAGACTATGAGGAGATCGGGCCGAGCATCTGCCGCCATAACCCTGTCTTCGGGGTCATGTCTTAA